The sequence AAGTACAGCTACTAAATCCCTGACCTGTTGTGTGTAGGATGTTTGGGCTCCTTCCAAACCTGGGGATTAACGGAACATGTCACTGCTAATAAATGTTGGGGTGATCATCTTTTGTTAGATGCATGAATTAGTCTTCTGTTCCTTCTTTACTTATATGATGTGATATGGAAAGAAAACCCTGTGTAGGAGTCTCTTGCATTAATTCTGGTCTGTAATTCCAAAGGCAGCAACACATCTCTCCATTTTGATAGCTTAAAAACCAGCAAGAACTGAGAGTATAAACCTGACCCAGCTTTTCTTATGTTTGGACCTAGCACCCCATCAGACCTTGCAGATGTGGAGCAATGGAATAGCAATCATGTGAAGAATGAAGAGTCTGTATCTTTGCTAGcaaaaaatcaaacccagcCCCTGACTCAATGAgaaatgctgcagctgcacagggaAACCCTTGTCTGGGGGAAGCTGGTACCGTGCCATGAGCCCAACCCATAAAGCTGTGTCTCTGAAGAGAAGTAGAATCAGAGCAACACAGCACAAAGTCAAGGCTAGCTGGAAAAGGTTTATCTGGGAGACACTCAGGGGAAAGCAAAGAACTTCTGAGTAGTGTGTAATTatgtctgaaatatttctaacaATCCAGATCAATTTGTCCAGCCATATGCTACCCATCTATTTGTTGTTCCAGCATATCACACTTAAGGCATCTAGAGAATAAATGCCCAAGAAATGTTAACTATCAATCAGAAGGGTTTACTCAGTTGGAACTGCCTTCCAAAGCCACCAAACAGCATGAGCTACAACGGAAATTATTATCCAGATGGTGACAAGGGAGTGACCTGGCACTTGCTGGGAGCAAACCCCACAGTGTGCCTTAAATTAGCGCTGACGAACAAGGCAGGTAGGATGAACTGGCCAGTCCTGGGTTTGGTCTTCTGCCTGCAGGACGTGCTGGATAAATACTTTTACCCTGCCAGGTGACTGCAGAGCTCCCACACTGCATTTGTCTGCAGTTTAAGATAAACCAGTTGGCTTTGAGTAGCAAAACCACACGCTGTTAAACATTATGCAGTTACAGAGTGAAAATGAACTTGTTGGGGTAGGTCATGCTTGAATGGCTCCTGCAGCTCATGTCAGAATTCCAACAGGAATTCTGTTTGGCTTTTGGATTGCTCAAGACTCATTCACAACCTGCTCTGCCCCATTGCAGGCCGAATAAGTTTTCCATCCGGAGCAGCGCTCCCAGTGACTACTCGAGCCTGAGTGACTCTCAGCTGCTCTTTGGCTCCCAGTTCTGCCCAGAGAACGTGCAGTcggcagcagctctgctggagctgggcacGCAGCAGGGACAGCACAACTCCCAGGACGTGAGTCTCACCTTCCTCCAGCCCCGTGCAGGCACACAGCCTCCGTTCAAAGTCAATGGGAAATGCTAAAATCAGGTGGTAACTAGTTCTAGTCATGCCAGATAACTTAATACTTGTGTTATCTATctatttagattagatattaggaagttcttccctgtgagggtgctgaggtgctggcacagggtgcccagagaagctgtggctgccccatccctggcagtgttcaaggccaggttggacacaggggcttggagcaaccaaGGAGTTGTTCCTGCCCAGGAACACTGGGGTTCATTTAGAGTCTCTGTATTGAgcattcaggaagaaaagaccTGCACACCTTATGATTGTGACCAACTGAAAATGCccaaaatgagagaaaagccTGAGTCTGGAGGAATTCAGGCTGGATCTCAGTTCCATAGGGAGTTGAGCTAACCAGGCACACTAAGTGAGCCATAATCTCATGAAATTCTTAATCATCTTGTCCAATCTAATCTGTCACATCCAATCACTGTGACCTGCCTGCAGAGCACTTTGGAAACAAATGTTTGTggggtttccccccccccccagtgaatattctgattatttttatactccaacagtttttctttcttttgtgcaaCAGAGCGAGCCCAGCATTTTCACCAAATACCAGACAAAACCACAGCTATTTGatgaagagacaaaagaaaaagcttcgTTTCATTTTGGTGCTGGAAGAGTGAAAAATATCTTGGAAAATTTTGAAGTgaataagaacaaaataaaggaCAAATACGATCGGTATGTAAAGCATCCAGTGgaaattctttctgtgctggTGGTTAGCActccctgcagctccttcttcccctcttcaAAGTCATACATGACCGAGCTGTATATTTCTCCAAGACAAGTatcttttcaggttttaaacAATCTGATTGGCAAAAGCCACAGGATAAGAGAAAAGGGTTCATTTGCAACGTGATTTGTGTAACTCACTCAGCCATAACCCACAAGGAACATCCCAACTCTAACCTGACTTTACCTTTGCCCTTCTTTATCTCCTCAGCAGGGGATTTTCTCTATTGATTCTCTGTGAAAACCCACATTTCTCAGATGAAACACTGTGTTGAGACTGACTGACAGGGCTCTGAGGACAGCCTTTGCATTTAGGCCAGATGAGGAGATTGCCAAGCATACTTGTGTGCAGTGGAAGATGCAATGGTTGCCTCCTTTAAAATCTGCACATATCTCTAGAATTTTACTTGTAAACAGGATTTTTATGTCCTGTGGGTTTGGTAACAGGCAAGTGGAATGTGCTCACTGTGGTTTGTCTCTGCTCTTTGTCAGATGTTAAGAATGAAACGGACAAGTAGGTCCTGAAGGACCTTAAGGAACCAGCTAACTGTTTGAAGCTCAAAGACTAAAGATGGCAAACTTCCCAGCGCACCTATAAATAATTCTTAGCACTGTACATTTTGTAATGTAATATCCAAAGTGAAATGCATTGTTAGTAAAAACCTGTGATCAGATCTGACTATGTatcc comes from Strigops habroptila isolate Jane chromosome 11, bStrHab1.2.pri, whole genome shotgun sequence and encodes:
- the IHO1 gene encoding interactor of HORMAD1 protein 1, whose translation is MNLNVWNIKEMLSTPTATGPNKFSIRSSAPSDYSSLSDSQLLFGSQFCPENVQSAAALLELGTQQGQHNSQDSEPSIFTKYQTKPQLFDEETKEKASFHFGAGRVKNILENFEVNKNKIKDKYDREVLSTFISNIKDRLQGVS